A genome region from Penaeus vannamei isolate JL-2024 chromosome 20, ASM4276789v1, whole genome shotgun sequence includes the following:
- the LOC113800212 gene encoding probable acyl-CoA dehydrogenase 6, producing the protein MAASTLSKIPKRLITVPWRALTTRNISTTYPLQQQAQEASEFYKQEHLELQNSLKKLIDTEINPHVDRWEAEGQFPAHEVFKKLGQAGFLGVTKPEEYGGLGLDYTYSVAMGEALGNVNCGAIPMAIAVQTDMATPALARFGSDYVKEQFLAPSISGDLVSCLGVSEPSGGSDVASLKTTARREGDDFIINGQKMWITNAFQADWMCLLANTSQGAPHKNKSLICVPMDTPGIHLNKRIDKMGMRSSDTAQIFFEDVRVPAKNIIGQEGMGFTYQMLQFQEERLAAAALTLAPLEICIRETIKYTRDRMAFGQPLLNNQYIHFRLAELETEVECLRSLLYRATELYVGGEDVTKLASMCKLKSGRLVREISDSCLQFWGGMGFTNEVLVSRFYRDLRLVSIGGGADEVMLSIICKYMGILPQAPKKKK; encoded by the exons ATGGCAGCTTCTACTCTCTCCAAAATACCAAAAAGGCTGATCACTGTACCATGGCGTGCTCTGACAACAAGAAATATATCGACTACTTATCCTTTACAACAACAAGCACAAGAAGCAAGCGAATTCTACAAGCAAGAACACCTAGAATTGCAGAACTCGCTGAAGAAG TTGATTGACACAGAAATCAACCCACATGTTGATAGGTGGGAGGCCGAGGGACAGTTTCCAGCCCATGAGGTCTTCAAGAAGCTCGGACAGGCAGGTTTTCTTGGTGTCACAAAGCCTGAAG AATATGGAGGACTTGGCTTGGACTACACATACAGTGTTGCCATGGGGGAGGCTCTTGGCAATGTCAATTGTGGTGCAATCCCAATGGCTATTGCTGTGCAGACTGACATGGCAACACCTGCGCTTGCCAG GTTTGGAAGTGACTATGTCAAAGAGCAGTTCCTAGCTCCGAGCATATCAGGAGACTTGGTCTCATGTCTTGGGGTAAGTGAGCCCTCTGGTGGATCGGATGTGGCCAGCTTGAAGACAACAGCCAGGCGAGAGGGGGATGACTTCATCATCAATGGCCAGAAGATGTGGATAACAAATGCATTCCAGGCTGACTGGATGTGCCTCTTGGCCAACACCTCGCAGGGAGCACCACACAAGAACAAGTCTCTTATCTGTGTCCCCATGGATACtccag GAATACATCTGAACAAAAGGATTGACAAAATGGGAATGCGCTCTTCAGACACGGCACAGATTTTCTTTGAGGACGTGAGGGTTCCAGCAAAGAACATCATCGGCCAAGAAGGAATGGGTTTCACTTATCAGATGTTGCAG TTTCAAGAGGAACGTCTGGCTGCAGCTGCCTTGACTTTGGCCCCCTTGGAGATCTGTATCCGGGAAACCATCAAGTACACAAGGGACAGGATGGCCTTTGGTCAGCCTCTCCTCAACAATCAGTACATCCACTTCCGCTTGGCTGAACTGGAGACAGAAGTCGAGTGTCTGAGATCCTTGCTGTACAGGGCAACAG AACTCTATGTTGGTGGTGAAGATGTTACCAAGTTGGCATCCATGTGCAAACTGAAAAGTGGTCGCCTAGTGAGGGAAATTTCTGACTCGTGCCTGCAGTTCTGGGGAGGCATGGGATTCACAAATGAG GTTCTAGTGAGTCGTTTCTACCGGGACCTTAGGCTTGTGTCCATTGGAGGAGGAGCAGATGAGGTGATGCTGAGTATTATCTGCAAGTACATGGGCATCTTGCCACaagcaccaaaaaagaaaaagtag